A stretch of the Mycoplasmoides genitalium G37 genome encodes the following:
- the rnpA gene encoding ribonuclease P protein component, giving the protein MSVKKSHSLRERKVFTTILQSKTRFFGTFINAYFIKNNHSTWRVAISIAKTKYKLAVQRNLIKRQIRSIFQQISNNLEPWDILVIVNKGFIELTFKEKQKLFLQLLKRIKEVDAYQTSANK; this is encoded by the coding sequence GTGAGCGTTAAAAAGAGTCACAGCTTAAGAGAACGCAAGGTTTTTACAACCATTCTTCAAAGTAAAACCAGGTTCTTTGGTACCTTTATTAACGCTTATTTTATTAAGAATAATCATTCTACTTGAAGGGTTGCAATATCAATTGCAAAAACTAAATATAAGCTAGCAGTACAACGTAACCTAATTAAGCGTCAGATCCGTAGTATCTTTCAACAAATTAGTAATAATTTAGAACCTTGAGATATTTTAGTTATTGTCAACAAAGGCTTTATTGAATTAACATTTAAAGAAAAACAAAAACTTTTTTTGCAACTATTAAAGCGGATAAAAGAAGTAGATGCCTATCAAACTAGCGCAAACAAATAA
- a CDS encoding HD domain-containing protein translates to MQQTFFKDPILGEIIFDENTKWMYELVNTKAFQRLRNIKQLGINFHFYPSGVHTRYAHSLGVYELIRRILNSSAFLNIDQIKKQTVLVAGLLHDLGHGPHSHAFEIYFAKNPDFKKQLFIHEKVTSMLVNSEPIVSILKANKIDPNLIGALIDENQNIQPINWWMRQLISSDLDTDRMDYLLRDAYFTGTSHSLVDYQSIINGMECVDNQGTYEIVFQEKCLPFIENFLITRHHMYQSIYSDGRSIATELNLWFVFQRIKALIEEDNFNFHNFKNVESVIKPLLKNQLFKKSLLTCFVKLDDYVFHSFLVNTFETTKDAILKTLLDSYLNTLKFQVKFYESCEKRDLDFELKVKEYQTPSYFITKFNNQFKGFYEGWNKHKNELKIKTSQNKIKNLSEISMLVKRSNELFFENSFYRWANVFYQN, encoded by the coding sequence ATGCAACAAACCTTTTTTAAAGATCCTATTTTAGGAGAAATTATTTTTGATGAAAACACAAAGTGGATGTATGAATTGGTCAATACAAAAGCTTTTCAAAGGTTAAGAAACATCAAACAATTAGGAATTAACTTCCATTTTTATCCTAGTGGAGTTCACACTAGGTACGCCCATTCTTTAGGAGTTTATGAACTGATAAGAAGGATCTTAAATAGTTCTGCATTTTTAAATATTGATCAAATTAAAAAACAAACTGTTTTAGTAGCTGGTTTGTTGCATGATCTTGGTCATGGACCTCATTCTCATGCTTTTGAAATCTATTTTGCTAAAAATCCTGATTTTAAAAAACAACTTTTTATTCATGAAAAGGTTACTTCAATGTTAGTTAATAGTGAACCTATTGTCTCTATCTTAAAAGCTAATAAGATAGATCCAAATCTGATTGGCGCTTTAATTGATGAAAATCAAAATATTCAACCTATTAACTGGTGGATGAGACAGCTAATCTCTTCAGATCTTGACACAGACAGAATGGATTATTTATTACGTGATGCTTATTTTACAGGTACCAGTCACTCATTAGTTGATTATCAATCAATTATCAATGGAATGGAATGTGTAGATAATCAGGGCACTTATGAAATTGTTTTTCAAGAAAAATGCTTGCCTTTCATTGAAAACTTCTTGATAACAAGACACCACATGTATCAATCAATCTACAGTGATGGTAGAAGTATTGCTACAGAACTTAACTTATGATTTGTTTTTCAACGGATTAAAGCTTTAATTGAAGAAGACAACTTTAATTTTCATAACTTTAAGAATGTTGAAAGTGTAATTAAACCGCTTTTAAAAAACCAGTTGTTTAAAAAAAGTTTATTAACTTGTTTTGTGAAGTTAGATGATTATGTTTTTCACTCATTTTTAGTTAATACATTTGAAACAACTAAAGATGCAATATTAAAAACCTTACTAGATAGTTATCTTAACACTCTGAAATTTCAAGTAAAGTTTTATGAAAGTTGTGAAAAACGTGATCTTGATTTTGAATTAAAAGTAAAAGAATATCAAACTCCTAGTTATTTCATTACTAAATTCAATAACCAATTTAAGGGTTTTTATGAAGGATGAAATAAGCACAAAAATGAATTAAAAATAAAAACTTCTCAAAACAAGATTAAAAATCTCAGTGAAATTAGTATGCTTGTTAAGAGAAGTAACGAGTTATTTTTTGAAAACTCTTTTTATAGATGAGCTAATGTTTTCTATCAAAACTAA
- the rsmA gene encoding 16S rRNA (adenine(1518)-N(6)/adenine(1519)-N(6))-dimethyltransferase RsmA — protein sequence MNSFFPSRKLGQNFTVNLSVIKRIFAFVKNLNPQAIVEIGVGKGALTNYLLKLKIPYKGIEIDKRLIEYLLVEKILTEDQLVKGDILKKDFNSFFENLSPLLCGNIPYSITSPIINKFLESKLRSFVLMTQKEFANRLLAKVNSSDYSAFGAFCQYYLTITTVFKIDRHAFKPKPKVDSTLILLEKNKSVSYDFKFGLFLKQCFNQRRKMLINNLKHFFAVDYLLNIIQKQNLKTSIRAQELSPCQLFNLYQNICNGKN from the coding sequence GTGAATAGTTTTTTTCCTTCACGTAAATTAGGTCAAAATTTTACGGTTAATTTAAGCGTCATTAAAAGAATTTTTGCTTTTGTTAAAAATTTAAATCCACAAGCAATTGTTGAAATAGGTGTTGGTAAAGGAGCGTTAACAAATTATTTGTTAAAACTCAAAATACCTTACAAGGGGATAGAAATTGATAAACGCTTAATTGAATATCTTCTAGTTGAAAAGATATTAACTGAAGACCAACTAGTTAAAGGCGATATTCTCAAAAAGGACTTTAATAGTTTTTTTGAAAATTTAAGTCCATTATTGTGTGGTAATATCCCATATAGCATTACATCTCCAATAATCAATAAGTTTTTAGAATCAAAGCTTCGAAGCTTTGTTTTAATGACACAAAAAGAGTTTGCTAATCGGCTTCTGGCAAAGGTTAATTCTAGTGATTATAGTGCCTTTGGTGCTTTTTGTCAATACTATTTGACTATTACAACAGTTTTTAAAATTGATAGGCATGCTTTTAAACCTAAACCTAAGGTGGATTCAACCTTAATATTATTAGAAAAAAATAAATCGGTTAGTTATGACTTTAAGTTTGGTCTGTTTTTAAAGCAATGTTTCAATCAAAGAAGGAAGATGTTAATTAATAACTTAAAGCATTTTTTTGCAGTTGATTATTTACTTAACATTATTCAAAAGCAAAATTTAAAGACTAGCATTAGAGCGCAAGAGTTGAGTCCTTGTCAACTCTTTAATCTTTACCAAAACATTTGTAATGGAAAAAATTAG
- a CDS encoding ABC transporter ATP-binding protein: MKKGNKTVWNECIDILDNVKSPSFSANFDDYFKKSKSKPPKKNKKVLNNIKKAELKLKKKANKKQKANTLYIPPFAQQAKGIVITINKMWKNVHNDDSKQEISILSDVSLQIAYGEIVIILGSSGSGKTTLLNLIGGYDSISLGSCIVANCPLEKCTSEQLLTYRKNNLGYVYQRYNLIELLSAYDNIAISQNLIPKYQRRLDIEELAEKLDIKEILYKFPYEMSGGQKQRVAIARAIIKEPKLLLCDEPTGALDSNSAENIINLLQTINKTYKQTILMVTHDVSLTRIANRIIKISDGKIVSNQLVRPLV; this comes from the coding sequence ATGAAAAAAGGCAATAAAACTGTTTGAAATGAATGTATTGATATCTTAGATAACGTTAAAAGTCCTTCTTTTAGTGCCAATTTCGATGATTATTTCAAAAAGAGTAAATCTAAACCTCCTAAGAAGAATAAAAAAGTTTTAAATAACATTAAAAAAGCTGAGCTAAAGCTCAAAAAGAAAGCTAATAAAAAGCAAAAAGCCAATACCTTATATATCCCTCCTTTTGCTCAACAAGCTAAGGGAATTGTTATTACCATCAATAAGATGTGAAAAAATGTTCATAATGATGATTCAAAGCAAGAGATTTCTATCCTTTCAGATGTTTCTTTACAGATAGCTTATGGTGAAATAGTAATCATTTTAGGTTCTTCAGGATCAGGTAAAACAACCCTTTTAAACCTGATAGGTGGTTATGATTCTATCTCGTTAGGGAGTTGTATCGTAGCAAACTGTCCATTAGAAAAATGTACTAGTGAACAACTTTTAACTTATCGAAAGAATAACCTTGGTTATGTCTATCAGCGTTATAATCTGATTGAATTGTTAAGTGCTTATGATAATATTGCCATTTCACAAAACTTAATTCCCAAATATCAAAGACGACTTGATATAGAAGAGTTGGCTGAAAAATTAGATATTAAAGAAATCTTGTATAAATTTCCTTATGAGATGTCAGGTGGGCAAAAACAAAGAGTGGCCATCGCCCGTGCTATTATTAAAGAACCTAAACTATTACTTTGTGATGAACCTACTGGTGCACTTGATAGTAATTCTGCGGAAAATATCATTAATTTATTACAAACAATTAACAAAACATATAAGCAAACCATCCTAATGGTTACCCATGATGTAAGCCTAACAAGGATAGCTAATAGAATCATTAAAATTTCAGATGGTAAAATAGTATCTAACCAATTAGTCAGACCCTTAGTTTAG
- the gltX gene encoding glutamate--tRNA ligase, which yields MEKIRTRYAPSPTGYLHVGGTRTAIFNFLLAKHFNGEFIIRIEDTDTERNIKEGINSQFDNLRWLGVIADESVYNPGNYGPYLQSQKLAVYKKLAFDLIEKNLAYRCFCSKEKLESDRKQAINNHKTPKYLGHCRNLHSKKITNHLEKNDPFTIRLKINNEAEYSWNDLVRGQITIPGSALTDIVILKANGVATYNFAVVIDDYDMEITDVLRGAEHISNTAYQLAIYQALGFKRIPRFGHLSVIVDESGKKLSKRDEKTTQFIEQFKQQGYLPEALLNFLALLGWHPQYNQEFFNLKQLIENFSLSRVVSAPAFFDIKKLQWINANYIKQLTDNAYFNFIDNYLDVKVDYLKDKNREISLLFKNQITHGVQINELIRESFATKIGVENLAKKSHILFKNIKLFLEQLAKSLQGLEEWKAEQIKTTINKVGAVFNLKGKQLFMPIRLIFTNKEHGPDLAHIIEIFDKESAINLIKQFINATNLF from the coding sequence ATGGAAAAAATTAGAACACGTTATGCACCATCCCCAACAGGATATCTGCATGTTGGTGGTACAAGAACAGCAATCTTTAACTTTTTACTAGCCAAGCACTTTAATGGTGAGTTTATTATCAGGATAGAAGATACTGATACTGAAAGAAACATAAAAGAAGGAATTAATTCACAATTTGATAACTTGCGTTGGCTTGGAGTCATTGCAGATGAATCGGTTTATAACCCTGGCAATTATGGTCCATATCTGCAATCACAAAAACTAGCAGTTTATAAAAAACTAGCATTTGATTTAATTGAAAAAAATCTGGCATATCGTTGCTTCTGTAGCAAAGAAAAATTAGAGTCAGATAGAAAACAAGCCATTAATAACCACAAAACCCCTAAATACTTAGGTCATTGTCGTAATTTACATTCCAAGAAAATTACTAATCACTTAGAAAAAAATGATCCTTTTACTATCCGCTTAAAAATAAACAATGAAGCTGAATATAGTTGAAATGATCTGGTTAGGGGACAAATTACTATTCCCGGCAGTGCGTTAACAGATATAGTTATTCTTAAAGCTAATGGTGTTGCTACTTATAACTTTGCAGTTGTTATTGATGATTATGATATGGAAATTACTGATGTTTTAAGGGGAGCTGAGCACATCTCTAACACTGCATACCAACTTGCTATATATCAAGCATTAGGTTTTAAAAGAATTCCCCGCTTTGGTCATCTTTCAGTTATTGTTGATGAAAGTGGCAAAAAACTTTCTAAACGTGATGAGAAAACTACTCAGTTTATTGAGCAGTTTAAACAACAAGGCTATCTACCTGAAGCATTATTAAATTTCTTAGCACTCTTAGGTTGACATCCACAGTACAACCAGGAGTTTTTTAATTTGAAACAGTTAATTGAAAACTTTAGTTTAAGTAGAGTTGTTAGTGCTCCTGCTTTTTTTGATATTAAAAAGCTGCAATGAATCAATGCTAATTACATTAAACAATTAACTGATAATGCTTATTTCAATTTCATTGATAATTACTTGGATGTTAAGGTTGATTATTTAAAAGATAAAAACAGGGAAATAAGTTTACTTTTTAAAAATCAAATAACCCATGGTGTTCAAATAAACGAATTGATAAGAGAATCTTTTGCCACTAAAATAGGTGTTGAAAACTTAGCTAAGAAAAGTCATATTTTGTTTAAAAACATCAAACTTTTTTTAGAACAGCTTGCCAAATCTTTACAAGGGTTGGAAGAATGAAAAGCTGAGCAAATTAAAACAACTATTAACAAAGTAGGAGCAGTGTTTAACTTAAAAGGTAAACAACTTTTTATGCCAATAAGGTTAATTTTTACAAATAAGGAGCATGGACCTGATTTAGCACATATTATTGAAATTTTTGATAAAGAAAGTGCAATAAACTTAATTAAGCAATTTATTAATGCAACAAACCTTTTTTAA
- the rpmH gene encoding 50S ribosomal protein L34: MKRTYQPSKLKRAKTHGFMARMATAQGRKVLRQRRFKNRAQLTVSSER; this comes from the coding sequence ATGAAACGAACATACCAACCAAGCAAATTAAAGCGTGCTAAAACCCATGGTTTTATGGCTAGGATGGCAACTGCACAAGGACGTAAAGTTTTAAGGCAAAGACGTTTTAAAAATCGTGCTCAACTCACGGTTTCCAGTGAGCGTTAA
- the yidC gene encoding membrane protein insertase YidC, whose translation MPIKLAQTNKEIKTTFNPFWSAAVVNEKNNWKNFKKFSAIFIKVIKVFIFIFLTIVGLWGCTQTLAQPWTGTNQVLGSGLEIGYKFGTTGDYRYDLISNNFGPYFTFSDYTLAYGPFYGWFVWPAAQIVLPIMYATRVPLGSGVELGFNMILSLIVLLLLVRLITIVITLNSTLALEKMNEVQGKLAEINAKYKGAIDLQSKRNRQLEIMSLYKKHNIKSSAAFVQVFVTLPIFLIIYRIVTTLRPIKAIILFNFWDLSKVPLTEIFSNFTTTGWPFIIFLVIVLPVQFLSQKLPQVWASKRNENAKAHSQKSIEQLNKTKKMQLIFYFVFAAITAFSAAGVGVYWFLNALFTLLQSYLTHVFIVKRREKRKQNYSKLDLILERE comes from the coding sequence ATGCCTATCAAACTAGCGCAAACAAATAAAGAGATAAAAACCACCTTTAATCCTTTTTGATCAGCAGCAGTTGTTAATGAAAAAAACAACTGAAAAAACTTCAAAAAGTTTTCAGCTATTTTCATAAAGGTTATTAAGGTTTTTATCTTTATTTTTTTAACTATTGTTGGGCTTTGGGGCTGTACTCAAACCTTAGCACAACCCTGAACAGGTACTAATCAAGTCTTAGGTTCAGGACTTGAGATAGGTTATAAATTTGGTACTACTGGTGATTATAGGTATGATTTGATTTCAAATAACTTTGGCCCTTATTTCACCTTTAGTGATTACACCTTAGCATATGGCCCTTTTTATGGATGATTTGTCTGGCCTGCAGCGCAAATAGTTTTACCAATTATGTATGCAACCAGAGTTCCACTAGGTAGCGGGGTGGAACTTGGGTTTAACATGATTCTTTCATTAATAGTACTTTTACTATTAGTTCGCTTGATAACTATTGTGATTACCTTAAACTCTACTTTAGCACTTGAAAAGATGAATGAAGTGCAAGGTAAATTAGCAGAAATTAACGCTAAATATAAAGGGGCAATAGATTTACAAAGTAAAAGAAACAGACAGTTAGAGATAATGTCACTTTATAAAAAACACAACATTAAATCATCTGCTGCTTTTGTTCAAGTTTTTGTAACTTTACCTATCTTTTTAATTATTTATAGGATTGTTACTACTTTAAGACCAATTAAAGCAATCATCTTATTTAACTTTTGGGATCTTTCAAAAGTACCTTTAACAGAAATTTTCTCTAATTTCACTACAACTGGTTGACCTTTCATCATCTTTTTAGTGATTGTTTTACCAGTCCAATTTCTCTCTCAAAAACTTCCTCAAGTGTGGGCAAGTAAGCGTAATGAGAATGCGAAAGCCCATTCTCAAAAAAGTATTGAACAACTCAACAAAACTAAAAAGATGCAATTAATTTTTTACTTTGTGTTTGCTGCTATTACTGCATTTAGTGCTGCTGGAGTTGGTGTTTATTGGTTTTTAAATGCTTTGTTTACTTTATTACAATCTTATTTAACCCATGTTTTCATTGTCAAAAGAAGGGAAAAAAGAAAGCAAAATTATTCCAAATTAGATTTGATTTTAGAGCGTGAATAG